In Sphingobacterium sp. PCS056, the following proteins share a genomic window:
- a CDS encoding FAD-dependent monooxygenase yields MEKRTVLVSGASIAGPTLAFWLSRFGFEVTVVERAPELRLGGQNIDVRDEAQKVVQLMGLEDKILAANTGELGIRFVDAAHRIKAEFPKANSDFGTAELEILRGDLAQILYHATQENVGYIFDDQITVLEDQGNQVLVTFKNNAPRIFDLVIAADGIRSTTRKLMFGDEPQIKYIGVYCSYLTIPRIESDDEWAYWYNAPGSRVLNTRPDNVGTTRASFSFLSPDNGYEKLDLVKQREILKDKFADAGWQAPRILKALDQSKDVYFDRISQVKAPRWSNGRCAMVGDAAYCPTPMSGMGASLSIVGAYILAGELGRHKNHQDAFEAYEKLMRPFVEDIQNLPPGVPWVAHPKTKLGITLFNAALGIASSRLVKKISKIFGGNAKKDLKERVKLPNYK; encoded by the coding sequence ATGGAAAAAAGAACAGTACTAGTATCTGGAGCCAGTATTGCTGGTCCAACTCTTGCTTTTTGGTTGTCTCGATTTGGTTTTGAAGTGACTGTAGTAGAGCGCGCTCCAGAATTGAGATTAGGTGGACAAAATATAGATGTTAGAGATGAAGCACAGAAAGTCGTACAACTCATGGGGTTGGAAGATAAAATCCTAGCCGCTAATACTGGTGAGTTAGGAATTCGTTTTGTCGATGCCGCTCATCGTATTAAAGCTGAGTTTCCAAAAGCAAATTCAGATTTTGGAACGGCTGAATTAGAAATCCTCCGAGGGGATCTTGCTCAAATCCTCTATCATGCAACCCAGGAAAATGTAGGTTATATTTTTGATGACCAGATTACGGTGTTAGAAGATCAGGGAAATCAGGTTTTAGTTACCTTTAAAAATAATGCGCCGCGCATTTTTGACCTCGTGATCGCGGCAGATGGAATCCGTTCCACGACACGTAAGTTGATGTTCGGAGATGAGCCACAAATCAAGTACATTGGCGTTTATTGTTCATATCTCACCATTCCTCGGATCGAGTCTGATGATGAATGGGCATATTGGTATAATGCACCTGGCTCGAGAGTATTAAACACAAGACCTGATAATGTGGGTACAACCCGAGCTTCCTTTTCTTTTCTTTCACCAGATAACGGCTATGAAAAATTAGATTTAGTAAAACAGAGAGAAATTTTGAAGGATAAATTTGCAGATGCCGGATGGCAAGCTCCACGTATTCTAAAAGCATTAGATCAAAGTAAAGATGTGTATTTTGATCGTATAAGTCAGGTAAAGGCTCCTCGATGGTCTAATGGAAGGTGCGCAATGGTTGGTGATGCGGCCTATTGCCCCACTCCAATGTCAGGAATGGGAGCAAGTCTATCCATTGTGGGCGCATATATATTGGCAGGTGAATTAGGACGACATAAAAATCATCAAGATGCTTTTGAAGCTTACGAAAAGTTGATGAGACCTTTTGTTGAAGATATTCAAAACTTACCTCCAGGAGTGCCATGGGTAGCACATCCTAAGACAAAGTTGGGCATCACACTTTTTAATGCTGCCCTTGGAATAGCATCAAGCAGGTTGGTGAAAAAAATTTCAAAAATTTTTGGAGGTAATGCCAAAAAGGATCTAAAAGAGCGTGTTAAATTGCCTAATTATAAATAA
- a CDS encoding family 16 glycosylhydrolase has translation MNKRILNFMTASSLLFLCSTIVSCNKEQVDQSSNQMVSVSKTNPVTITSSLQSLSDYELIWSDEFNTVGGFDDSKWSYAERGTVAWNKYMTHTSDYVSQDGNNLLLRMDNAVIPTDPVPYHSGGVKSQNKFSMTFGKVEVRAKFTQGRGSWPAIWMMPEPATAYAGWPGCGEIDIMEHVNNEMVVHQSVHNATVTGSGGGTSATHSTSYNAADYNIYSLEWSPVALKFYVNNTLQYTYNKASGATWQQWPFDVPFYIILNQAGGAGWPGAITNADLPFNMQVDYVRVYNLPIFYNGGFETGTLSPWTSWGGNASIINTNVRTGLKCIQLSGGANAIEQYLTGLQPNTTYRFSGYGKVSAAGQQVLLGVKGYGGTAVNVAFNTTSYINNSVTFTTGATQTTATLYFYKAGSGTVYGDDFTLEKL, from the coding sequence ATGAACAAGAGAATCCTAAATTTTATGACAGCAAGTTCCTTGCTATTTCTTTGCAGTACAATAGTATCTTGCAACAAAGAACAAGTAGATCAATCAAGTAATCAAATGGTAAGTGTATCAAAAACAAATCCTGTGACGATTACTTCTTCTTTACAAAGCCTATCCGATTACGAGTTAATTTGGTCAGATGAATTTAATACAGTCGGTGGATTTGACGATAGTAAATGGAGTTATGCAGAACGTGGTACCGTTGCCTGGAACAAATATATGACGCACACTTCTGATTATGTTTCGCAAGATGGTAATAACTTATTATTGCGTATGGATAATGCTGTGATTCCAACAGATCCAGTCCCTTATCATAGTGGGGGAGTAAAATCTCAGAATAAATTCAGTATGACTTTTGGTAAGGTTGAGGTAAGGGCAAAATTTACGCAGGGTAGGGGTTCATGGCCAGCAATTTGGATGATGCCAGAGCCTGCAACAGCTTACGCTGGATGGCCAGGTTGTGGCGAAATTGATATTATGGAACATGTTAATAATGAGATGGTCGTACACCAGTCCGTACACAATGCTACAGTTACAGGTTCTGGGGGGGGCACAAGTGCTACACATTCTACGAGTTATAATGCAGCAGACTATAATATTTATAGTCTAGAGTGGAGCCCGGTTGCACTCAAATTTTATGTCAACAATACTTTGCAATATACTTATAACAAAGCCAGTGGAGCTACTTGGCAACAATGGCCATTTGATGTTCCATTTTATATAATTTTAAATCAAGCTGGAGGTGCTGGTTGGCCAGGAGCCATTACAAATGCAGATTTACCTTTTAATATGCAAGTGGATTATGTTCGTGTTTATAATCTGCCTATATTTTACAATGGTGGTTTTGAAACAGGCACACTTTCCCCTTGGACTTCTTGGGGTGGAAATGCATCTATTATCAACACCAATGTGCGTACCGGTTTAAAATGCATTCAATTATCAGGTGGGGCCAATGCTATAGAACAATATTTAACAGGTTTACAACCCAATACAACATATCGCTTTTCTGGTTATGGTAAAGTGTCTGCAGCTGGCCAACAGGTGTTGTTAGGAGTTAAAGGCTATGGCGGCACGGCTGTTAATGTCGCTTTTAATACGACCTCATATATCAATAACTCAGTTACATTTACAACAGGAGCGACACAAACTACAGCAACCCTATATTTTTATAAGGCAGGTTCTGGAACTGTTTATGGCGATGACTTTACATTGGAAAAATTATAA